From the genome of Candidatus Sulfotelmatobacter sp.:
AGCTCCTTTCGATGGTGAACGCGGCCGGTGCCGCGGATCGAACGCCGCTTCCGCGGCGCTACTTGGTCAACGACGGGGTGCGCAGCACGAAACCATGGCGATCCTCGGTGAGCCTGCCCTTGAGATGGAGCGCGCGGCCCGAGACCAGCACGCCGTGGCCGTAGGCGCCACGCACGCGATCGAAGGCGCGGTAGAGCGCGGCGCGGCGGCCGGCCTCGCGCTCGTCGAAGAGTGCCCCCTGCTCGCCCGACGCCGGCACGAAGTTGGAGAGCGTGATGCCCAGCGCATGCAGCGCCACGCGCCGCGTGAACAGCTTGCGCATCAGCGCGAGCGCCGTCTCGAGCACCACCGGATCGGCTTCCGACGGCGAGCGCAGCGAGCGTTCCTGCTCGGCGCCCTCGCCGTCCTGGTAGCGCAGCCGCACGCCGATGGTGCGCGCCTTGAGGCCGAGCTCGCGCGCGGCGTGGCAGGCGCGACCGACCAGGTACTCGATCATGCCGTCGAGCACCGTGGCTTCGGCGGTGTCGCGGTGGAACGAGGTCTCGCGCGAGATCGAGAGCGGAATCTCGCGCACCGTGACCGGCGCCGTGTCGCGCCCGCGGCAGCGCTCGTAGAGCAGGCGGCCGGCCACGCCGAACAGCGCCTCGAGCGTTTCGACCGGCAGGGCGCGCAGCGCGCCGATGGTGAGCAGGTTCATCGAGCGCAGCGTCTTCGCGTGCGCGTGGCCGACGCCGGCGAGCTGCTCGATCGGCCGCTCGCACAGGAAGGCGTCGGCGTCTTCGGCCGCGATCCGCGCGAGGCCGGCGGGCTTCACGGTCTTGCCGATCAGCTTCGCCAGCATGCGATTCGGGCCGATGCCGCAGGTCACGGTGAGCCCGGTCTCTTCGCGGATCGCTTCTTTCAGCGCGCGCGCCGCCGCCATCACGTCGCCGTGCAGGCGCTCGGTGCCCGAGAGATCGCAATAGGCTTCGTCGAGATAGGTCTCTACCGCCGGCGAAAGATCGCGGCAGTGCGCGAAAATCACCTCGGCAAAGCAACGATAGATCTGTGCGTGGCCATCGAGGATCACGGCCTGAGGGCAGCGGCGCTTCGCTTCGGTGAGCGTCATGCCGGCCTTGAGCCCGAAGCGGCGCGCCTCGTACGAACACGACGC
Proteins encoded in this window:
- a CDS encoding DNA polymerase IV, which translates into the protein ASCSYEARRFGLKAGMTLTEAKRRCPQAVILDGHAQIYRCFAEVIFAHCRDLSPAVETYLDEAYCDLSGTERLHGDVMAAARALKEAIREETGLTVTCGIGPNRMLAKLIGKTVKPAGLARIAAEDADAFLCERPIEQLAGVGHAHAKTLRSMNLLTIGALRALPVETLEALFGVAGRLLYERCRGRDTAPVTVREIPLSISRETSFHRDTAEATVLDGMIEYLVGRACHAARELGLKARTIGVRLRYQDGEGAEQERSLRSPSEADPVVLETALALMRKLFTRRVALHALGITLSNFVPASGEQGALFDEREAGRRAALYRAFDRVRGAYGHGVLVSGRALHLKGRLTEDRHGFVLRTPSLTK